GAAACCCCGTGGCCAGCAGTGCCCGGTGAATCGAGTTCGTCGTGGAGACAACGACGCGCTTGCCGTTTAAAAACGCACCGCCGCCGCGCTCGGCTACGAACAGTTCGTCGCGCATCGGGTCGTACACAACCCCCACTTGGATGTGGGTGCCACGCCCGAACGCCACCGACACAGCAAAATGCGGCACTCCGTGCACGAAATTCACAGTGCCGTCGAGCGGGTCCACGTACCAAGCGGGTTCATCACGGCTGGGGACGCGTTGGGCAAGGCCCGTGCTCGCTTCCTCGGCGACGAGCACGTGATCCGGAAAAGCGGAGCGGATGCGAGCCACGATAATCTGCTCCGCTTCCTTGTCCGTGTTCGTGACTAAATCCACCGGCCCTTTGTATTCGACATGGCGCGCTTGTGCCCAGGCTTGCCGAATGCGCTCTCCAGCCGCGCGGACTGCGTCGATCGCCAGAGAGACTACATCCGTCTGCATCTTGGTTGGCATGAAGGTTCCTCCACCCCCGGGCACTAACTCCGTGCGCGGATCTACTCGAAGAGAGTTGCTCGCTAGCAAGTAGGTCGTGTTGGTTGCAAGGAAATCGGATTGGCGGCCCCAGCACACCCCGTGCGGTCGGCCCGCAACGGCTGCAAAAGCCGGGGATCGGAAGGATGTTCGGCTGGAGCAGGGAGGCCCGACTCTGGTCGTTTGCCCTCGGCCGCTGCCGTTCCCGTCCGTGCAAAGTTAGAGTAGACAAGCTTGGCCTTCTGTAGGATAGGGTGCTCCAGCGAGGAGGTGGGTTGTGACTTCGCAGAGGGGAACGATGAAGCTGTCGCAACGAG
This genomic interval from Candidatus Binatia bacterium contains the following:
- a CDS encoding inositol monophosphatase, giving the protein MPTKMQTDVVSLAIDAVRAAGERIRQAWAQARHVEYKGPVDLVTNTDKEAEQIIVARIRSAFPDHVLVAEEASTGLAQRVPSRDEPAWYVDPLDGTVNFVHGVPHFAVSVAFGRGTHIQVGVVYDPMRDELFVAERGGGAFLNGKRVVVSTTNSIHRALLATGFPYDRQQRADYYVAFFRDFVAAAQDVRRFGSAALDLCWVAAGRYDGFWEWRLHAWDVAAGSLIVGEAGGMVSTFTGQPLDLFGDQIVATNPALHAQVCIRLINRLRDPHAQGEP